One Myxococcales bacterium genomic region harbors:
- a CDS encoding OmpA family protein yields the protein MPLRRHGSRGPAQAGALVALALASVLATGCGIPKSEYDAAVADRDKEKAHAKALETEGQAQQKARAELEARLKEVEAKANDADTRAQLDELKKQKAAAEARAKLFDDLVSKLKKMTDTGKVAIAARHGQIVLLLETDVLFDVGKTEIKPDGVQALTDVAQALRTVQGRRFVVIGHTDTYPIQTKEFPSNWELSTARGVAVTKLLVAKGVSAADVTAAGHAEFDPVAPNGSPEGRQANRRIEIALQPNVEELIALPEVKPISHPRPPPPPDKPTAPPPGAKPGTPPPPPPPGHPPHGHKGGEKKPAKGEKKPGKHGKPG from the coding sequence ATGCCGCTCCGACGTCATGGCTCCCGTGGTCCCGCTCAAGCCGGCGCTCTCGTCGCCCTCGCCCTCGCGTCCGTCCTCGCGACGGGCTGCGGAATCCCCAAGTCCGAGTACGACGCTGCGGTCGCGGACCGCGACAAGGAGAAGGCCCACGCGAAGGCCCTCGAGACCGAAGGTCAGGCCCAGCAGAAGGCGCGCGCCGAGCTCGAGGCCCGCCTGAAAGAGGTCGAGGCCAAGGCCAACGACGCCGACACCCGCGCGCAGCTCGACGAGCTCAAGAAGCAAAAGGCCGCGGCCGAGGCGCGCGCGAAGCTCTTCGACGACCTCGTGTCGAAGCTCAAGAAGATGACCGACACGGGGAAGGTCGCCATCGCCGCGCGGCACGGGCAAATCGTGCTCCTCCTCGAGACCGACGTCCTCTTCGACGTGGGAAAGACCGAGATCAAGCCCGACGGCGTGCAGGCCCTCACCGACGTCGCACAAGCCCTCCGTACGGTTCAAGGCCGCAGGTTCGTGGTCATTGGTCACACAGACACCTACCCCATTCAAACCAAGGAGTTCCCCTCGAACTGGGAGCTCTCGACCGCACGTGGCGTGGCCGTGACCAAGCTCCTCGTGGCCAAAGGGGTGTCCGCGGCCGACGTCACCGCGGCCGGTCACGCCGAGTTCGATCCGGTCGCTCCGAACGGCTCCCCCGAGGGGCGACAGGCGAACCGGCGCATCGAGATCGCGCTCCAACCCAACGTCGAGGAGCTCATCGCCTTGCCCGAGGTGAAGCCGATCTCTCACCCGCGCCCGCCGCCCCCGCCCGACAAACCCACCGCTCCGCCCCCCGGCGCCAAGCCGGGCACGCCACCACCGCCTCCGCCACCGGGGCACCCCCCGCACGGGCACAAAGGGGGCGAGAAGAAGCCCGCGAAGGGCGAGAAGAAGCCAGGAAAACACGGGAAACCGGGCTGA
- a CDS encoding radical SAM protein — MRVALVYPPTCDPTAPYLALPTLTAFLRQNGVEVLQIDANVEGFDAVLDPGALGALRDKLEGRLAELDTRPALAHEEQLEYAGLVRCRADAHAVPEGIAEAKRIFRDEARFHDPDAYASAVATVEAALRVVSATHFPLHLDFTAYRTPLGLTSFEEVERAGRPGADPFDDYVTKTLVPRLREADVKVVGLSVCFPGQLQPAYAFAAKIKRALPHVHVTCGGPGITQMLIRLAGKRLAKALGPFDSACVFEGENTLLALVRALEEGTPLRQCKNVVVRDKLMGARFMSGHGMEDLKALPPPDFDGLPLSLYFAPKLVLPYDPTRGCYWGKCTFCHYGLAEVGTAAYREREVAGIVAHLRGLSEKYGTRHFYLSQDSVAPKTLVKISQAIVDSGLDVRWATDLKPEKYLTQERADLLKKAGAVACALGVESGSDRVLKLIDKGAPVEVVSTVVDRLSSAGIAAEAMCFTDFPTETKDEALATLDFIGEREEKLAVYIVGEFGLTHGSLVAQSPEKFGIRETWELEGDELGLGIFFEPTSPWKTDDDRAEVNETLDALSEGWALRTYPWAGAVSTAHTILYYDRRGPGVFRDLAARGLRERILGASPERSTFVRELRFDPRKAARAEEREGGIWATLVHEHRKVGRGPYEELARRAPSLKPTTVTFRFAAGSEPSEAMPAKAKKAKGRRPSHASSSTRG; from the coding sequence ATGCGCGTCGCGCTCGTATACCCGCCCACCTGCGATCCCACGGCTCCGTACCTGGCCCTCCCCACGCTGACCGCGTTCCTGCGGCAGAACGGCGTGGAGGTGCTCCAGATCGACGCCAATGTCGAGGGGTTCGACGCCGTGCTCGACCCGGGCGCGCTGGGCGCCTTGCGTGACAAGCTCGAGGGGCGCCTCGCGGAGCTCGACACGAGGCCGGCGCTCGCCCACGAAGAGCAGCTCGAGTACGCGGGCCTCGTGCGGTGCCGCGCCGACGCGCACGCCGTGCCCGAGGGCATCGCCGAGGCCAAACGCATCTTCCGCGACGAAGCGCGCTTCCACGACCCGGACGCGTACGCCTCCGCGGTCGCCACGGTCGAGGCGGCCCTCCGCGTGGTCTCGGCCACCCACTTCCCCCTCCACCTCGACTTCACGGCCTACCGCACGCCGCTCGGGCTCACGTCCTTCGAAGAAGTGGAGCGCGCCGGGCGCCCGGGGGCCGACCCATTCGACGACTACGTCACGAAGACGCTCGTGCCTCGGTTGCGGGAGGCCGACGTGAAGGTCGTCGGGCTCTCCGTGTGTTTCCCGGGGCAGCTCCAGCCCGCGTACGCGTTCGCGGCCAAGATCAAGCGGGCGCTGCCCCACGTGCACGTCACGTGCGGAGGCCCCGGCATCACCCAAATGCTCATTCGCCTCGCCGGGAAGAGGCTCGCGAAGGCCCTCGGCCCGTTCGACAGCGCGTGTGTCTTCGAGGGAGAAAATACCCTCCTCGCGCTCGTGCGGGCGCTCGAAGAGGGCACTCCGCTCCGCCAATGCAAGAACGTCGTCGTGAGAGACAAGCTCATGGGGGCGCGCTTCATGTCCGGACACGGCATGGAGGACCTGAAGGCCCTCCCCCCGCCGGACTTCGACGGCCTCCCGCTCTCCTTGTACTTTGCACCCAAGTTGGTGCTCCCCTACGATCCGACGCGCGGCTGCTACTGGGGAAAGTGCACGTTCTGCCACTACGGGTTGGCCGAGGTCGGCACGGCGGCGTACCGGGAGCGCGAGGTCGCGGGCATCGTCGCACACCTGCGCGGCCTCTCCGAGAAATACGGCACTCGCCATTTCTACCTCAGCCAAGACTCGGTCGCCCCGAAGACCCTCGTGAAGATCTCCCAGGCCATCGTCGACTCCGGACTGGACGTGCGCTGGGCGACCGACCTCAAACCCGAGAAGTACCTCACCCAAGAGCGCGCCGATCTCCTGAAGAAGGCCGGCGCCGTCGCGTGCGCGTTGGGCGTCGAGTCGGGCTCGGACCGCGTGCTCAAGCTCATCGACAAGGGCGCGCCCGTCGAGGTCGTCTCCACCGTGGTCGACCGCTTGTCCTCCGCCGGCATCGCCGCCGAGGCCATGTGTTTTACCGACTTCCCCACCGAGACGAAGGACGAGGCCCTCGCCACGCTCGACTTCATCGGGGAGCGCGAAGAAAAGCTCGCTGTCTACATCGTGGGAGAGTTCGGCCTCACCCACGGCAGCCTCGTGGCCCAGTCGCCCGAGAAATTCGGCATTCGCGAGACGTGGGAGCTCGAGGGCGACGAGCTAGGGCTCGGCATCTTCTTCGAGCCGACGAGCCCGTGGAAGACCGACGACGATCGCGCCGAGGTGAACGAGACGCTGGACGCCCTGAGCGAGGGCTGGGCCCTCCGCACGTACCCCTGGGCCGGCGCCGTCTCCACCGCCCACACGATCCTCTATTACGATCGCCGTGGTCCGGGAGTCTTCCGCGACCTCGCGGCGCGCGGGCTCCGCGAGCGCATCTTGGGGGCCTCGCCCGAGCGCTCCACGTTCGTGCGCGAGCTGCGCTTCGATCCACGAAAGGCCGCGCGCGCCGAAGAGCGTGAGGGAGGCATTTGGGCGACGCTCGTGCACGAGCACCGCAAGGTGGGCCGCGGCCCCTACGAGGAGCTCGCGAGGCGCGCGCCGTCGCTCAAACCCACAACGGTCACTTTCAGGTTCGCGGCCGGCTCGGAGCCCTCCGAGGCGATGCCGGCGAAGGCCAAAAAGGCCAAAGGACGGCGCCCCTCGCACGCCTCGAGCTCCACGCGGGGCTGA
- a CDS encoding CHAT domain-containing protein, with amino-acid sequence MRRVLGTLGMVVLVVGGACRRPAPPALEDAPRLEVSGCAEVVRPSKTDVPACVPHATEPIRVVVPAGNGAVSFALDDGALDAGTGRAVERGDVYTVTVPHPGRQISVRSADGAVIGVVPLHAPTRPAFFAAAASLRQSGDLAGALALVEPHLSAKDPSERAAALGLVARIALRRGQIDEAVARLREAIVLDDEAGHVSDRVDDALALAFVLHQRSRRYSEARAVLEEVAPLVTDYPDGHARLPLYRAQLAWQTGDSRGALREAREAVSRADRLGAGSIARPARSLVGMIACGAGSSRACLETLRAAAERATADPSTPACERAEVWVSLGIAEIEAAEVEARAAEELGEADRRALALLEKACPDTYLRGLAHQHLAIVAVLRKDAATARRELASARSVAVEPRLSDAVARLEVEGNASRLEGHVAEALEELSAAVTLAKGAALHTKAAHALVARGRAQLAAHRERDALASFLEAEAEVDHVVAAIPLGEGRAAAAREGTESVRLAAALLVKAGRAPEALALVTHAKGRFLASLLTRAPSRTPEEARAHESRIAEYHAARARLDVEAAEDWKLPADELARRARARADELARLSALFDDASAGRGASLASSPVLRPHELRIVLARIGDTRLPVAFSELDGVVRTFAVRDVSRGTSAEDLGDAVLRPLRGELARATRVRFETDASLVGVDLAQASIDGVPLGASLPTVSGVVLPPRVGGAPPAGAPTLVVGNPTGDLPSAREEGRLVTAALGEGRGASFLEGRAATASAVRDALGGAGLFHYAGHGIFRGVEGAESRLPLAEGSALTLTDVLALPRAPRTVVLSGCEAGREVGVGDDAVAGLAHAFLVAGADEVLAPTEVVDDVAAASLSRALYEGGNKATRTDSVLGIDLGEGLFRARRDALAQGKPLWRAFRVFVR; translated from the coding sequence ATGCGGCGGGTGCTGGGGACCTTGGGGATGGTGGTGCTCGTCGTCGGCGGGGCGTGCCGCAGGCCCGCTCCCCCTGCTTTGGAGGATGCGCCGAGGCTCGAGGTCTCGGGATGCGCCGAGGTCGTGCGGCCCTCCAAGACCGATGTGCCTGCGTGTGTCCCACATGCCACGGAGCCGATTCGTGTGGTGGTCCCCGCCGGAAATGGGGCGGTCTCCTTCGCGCTCGACGACGGTGCGCTCGACGCGGGCACGGGGCGTGCGGTGGAGCGAGGTGATGTCTACACGGTGACGGTGCCCCACCCCGGACGGCAGATCTCCGTCCGGAGCGCCGACGGGGCCGTGATCGGCGTCGTGCCGCTCCACGCACCCACCCGGCCCGCCTTCTTCGCTGCGGCGGCCTCTCTTCGTCAGAGCGGCGATCTGGCTGGAGCGCTCGCGCTGGTCGAGCCTCACCTCTCCGCGAAGGACCCGTCCGAGCGTGCCGCGGCCCTCGGGCTCGTGGCGCGCATCGCACTTCGGCGAGGCCAAATCGACGAGGCGGTCGCGCGCCTCCGAGAGGCCATCGTGCTCGACGACGAGGCGGGGCACGTGTCCGATCGGGTCGACGACGCGCTCGCGCTCGCGTTCGTCTTGCACCAACGCTCCCGCCGCTATTCCGAGGCGCGCGCCGTGCTCGAGGAGGTCGCTCCTCTCGTGACCGACTACCCCGACGGGCACGCCCGCCTGCCCCTCTACCGAGCGCAGCTCGCGTGGCAAACGGGCGACTCTCGGGGAGCCCTGCGCGAAGCCCGCGAGGCGGTGTCTCGCGCGGACCGTCTGGGCGCGGGCTCGATCGCGCGGCCCGCCCGGAGCCTCGTGGGGATGATCGCGTGCGGCGCCGGCAGCTCACGCGCGTGCCTCGAGACGTTGCGGGCCGCCGCCGAACGGGCCACGGCCGACCCGAGCACGCCCGCGTGCGAACGTGCGGAGGTGTGGGTGTCGCTCGGCATCGCCGAGATCGAGGCCGCCGAGGTCGAAGCGCGGGCCGCCGAGGAGCTCGGAGAGGCCGACCGCCGTGCGCTCGCGCTGCTCGAGAAGGCGTGCCCCGACACGTACCTGCGTGGTCTCGCGCACCAGCACCTCGCGATCGTGGCGGTGCTACGGAAAGATGCAGCCACCGCGCGGCGGGAGCTCGCGAGCGCGCGGAGCGTCGCGGTCGAGCCTCGCCTGAGCGACGCGGTGGCGCGCCTCGAGGTCGAGGGGAACGCATCGCGCCTCGAGGGGCACGTCGCCGAGGCGCTCGAGGAGCTCTCTGCCGCGGTGACCCTGGCGAAGGGGGCCGCGCTCCACACCAAGGCGGCGCACGCGCTCGTCGCGCGAGGTCGGGCACAGCTCGCCGCGCACCGCGAGCGCGACGCGCTCGCCTCGTTCCTGGAGGCCGAAGCGGAGGTCGATCATGTCGTGGCCGCGATCCCGCTCGGAGAGGGGCGGGCCGCCGCGGCGCGGGAGGGGACGGAGAGCGTCAGGCTCGCCGCGGCGCTCTTGGTGAAGGCGGGCCGCGCGCCCGAGGCGCTCGCGCTCGTCACGCACGCCAAGGGGCGGTTCCTCGCGAGCCTCCTCACGCGTGCGCCCTCGCGCACACCCGAGGAGGCGCGCGCGCACGAGTCTCGCATCGCGGAGTACCACGCGGCGAGAGCGCGCCTCGACGTCGAGGCGGCGGAAGACTGGAAGCTCCCGGCGGACGAGCTCGCGCGGAGAGCGAGGGCTCGCGCGGACGAGCTCGCGCGGCTGTCGGCCCTTTTCGACGACGCCTCGGCGGGGAGGGGCGCGTCGCTCGCTTCTTCGCCCGTGCTGCGGCCCCACGAGCTACGGATCGTGCTCGCGCGGATCGGCGACACGCGGCTCCCCGTGGCCTTCTCGGAGCTCGACGGGGTGGTCCGGACGTTCGCCGTGCGGGACGTTTCTCGCGGCACGAGCGCGGAGGATCTTGGCGACGCGGTCCTTCGCCCGCTTCGAGGGGAGCTCGCGCGCGCGACGCGGGTGCGCTTCGAGACGGACGCGAGCCTCGTGGGCGTCGACCTGGCTCAAGCCTCGATCGACGGTGTTCCCCTGGGCGCGTCCCTCCCGACGGTGAGCGGCGTCGTGCTGCCTCCTCGCGTGGGGGGAGCGCCACCGGCCGGAGCACCGACCCTCGTCGTCGGCAACCCGACCGGCGACCTGCCCTCCGCGCGTGAAGAGGGAAGGCTCGTCACCGCGGCGCTCGGCGAGGGGCGCGGAGCGTCGTTCCTCGAGGGGCGCGCGGCTACGGCTTCGGCCGTGCGTGACGCGCTGGGCGGGGCCGGCCTCTTCCACTACGCGGGCCACGGGATCTTCCGGGGCGTCGAGGGGGCGGAGAGCCGACTCCCGCTGGCCGAAGGGAGCGCGCTCACCCTCACGGACGTGCTCGCGCTCCCCCGCGCTCCCCGGACGGTGGTGCTCTCGGGCTGCGAAGCGGGGCGTGAGGTCGGCGTCGGGGACGACGCCGTCGCAGGTCTGGCCCATGCGTTCCTGGTCGCGGGCGCCGACGAGGTCCTCGCGCCGACCGAGGTGGTCGACGACGTGGCTGCGGCGTCACTCTCTCGAGCGCTCTACGAAGGCGGGAACAAGGCTACGAGGACCGATTCGGTCCTCGGGATTGACCTCGGGGAGGGGCTCTTTCGCGCCCGCCGCGACGCGCTCGCGCAGGGCAAACCCCTTTGGAGGGCCTTTCGGGTATTCGTCAGATGA
- a CDS encoding sigma-70 family RNA polymerase sigma factor encodes MTDDGTGELVRRAVGREPAAVHALVCAIGPVVQGRVAKALYRRRGPSARGRDVTQEIDDLAQEVFLALFENDARALRAWDPTRGPLGGYVALLADHLVASVFRSGRRRPWSDELDVLPEPDAVDEAHGPERLFGSIEMLDVLLERLRAELSPKGFDVFVRLYVEEQSVESVAAALAMTPDALYAWRSRLSKLVRSLAAEVGGESMSNSGPERRISHREAS; translated from the coding sequence ATGACGGATGACGGCACGGGCGAGCTCGTTCGGCGGGCCGTGGGCAGGGAGCCCGCGGCCGTGCACGCGCTCGTCTGCGCCATAGGTCCGGTCGTGCAGGGGCGCGTCGCCAAGGCCCTCTACCGCCGGCGCGGGCCGAGCGCGCGCGGCCGAGACGTCACACAGGAGATCGACGATCTCGCCCAAGAGGTCTTCCTCGCCCTCTTCGAGAACGACGCGCGGGCGCTCCGCGCGTGGGACCCGACCCGAGGCCCCCTCGGAGGGTACGTGGCCCTGCTCGCCGATCACCTCGTGGCTTCCGTCTTTCGTTCGGGACGCCGACGCCCCTGGTCCGACGAGCTCGACGTGCTCCCCGAGCCCGACGCCGTCGACGAGGCCCACGGCCCCGAGAGGCTCTTCGGCTCGATCGAGATGCTCGACGTGCTGCTCGAGAGGCTCCGCGCGGAGCTCTCGCCCAAGGGCTTCGACGTGTTCGTTCGCCTCTACGTCGAGGAGCAGAGCGTCGAGTCGGTGGCCGCGGCGCTCGCGATGACCCCTGACGCGCTCTATGCGTGGCGGAGCCGTCTCTCGAAGCTCGTGCGCAGCCTCGCCGCCGAAGTCGGCGGCGAATCGATGTCGAATTCGGGGCCCGAGCGTCGTATCTCCCATCGAGAAGCCTCATGA
- a CDS encoding LysR family transcriptional regulator — protein sequence MEWDDLRFVLAIHRHGSLSLAAAALDVSHTTVGRRVRALEEKLGVRLFDRTPDAYVPTAAGLDVAEVAERMEGDVLRLEGRVLGRDSQLRGAIRMTTMDILVRRYRDVIASFSERYPSVELTVISSDTKASLHRREADVALRLSSSPPESLVGRKLGRVEFAVYASLSLADRVGAGATYSDFPWIGWDSRLEVGKWHDGWLARHAPGARVVLRVDMTSFVLRELLAAGTGVHFLATFEGDADPRLRRVGPIETEHGRDVWILTLPELRRTNRIRALLDHFDDLVRAEKLGSRPRRR from the coding sequence ATGGAGTGGGACGATCTTCGGTTCGTGCTCGCGATTCACCGGCACGGGAGCCTGAGCCTCGCGGCGGCGGCGCTCGACGTGAGCCACACCACGGTGGGGCGGCGCGTCCGAGCGCTCGAAGAGAAGCTCGGCGTTCGGCTCTTCGATCGCACGCCCGACGCCTACGTGCCCACGGCGGCGGGGCTCGACGTGGCCGAGGTGGCCGAGCGCATGGAGGGCGACGTGCTGCGCCTCGAGGGGCGCGTGCTCGGGCGCGACTCCCAGCTTCGCGGCGCCATTCGAATGACCACGATGGATATCCTCGTGCGCCGCTACCGTGACGTGATCGCCTCATTTTCGGAGCGGTACCCGAGCGTCGAGCTCACCGTGATCTCGAGCGACACGAAGGCCTCGCTCCACCGCCGCGAAGCCGACGTCGCCTTGCGATTGAGCTCTTCGCCGCCGGAGAGCCTCGTGGGTCGAAAGCTAGGTCGCGTCGAGTTCGCGGTGTACGCGAGCCTCTCGCTCGCCGATCGCGTGGGCGCCGGCGCGACGTACTCCGACTTCCCTTGGATCGGGTGGGACTCGCGGCTCGAAGTGGGAAAGTGGCACGACGGGTGGCTCGCACGACACGCTCCGGGCGCGCGCGTCGTGCTCCGCGTCGACATGACGTCGTTCGTCCTCCGCGAGCTGCTCGCCGCGGGGACGGGCGTCCACTTCCTCGCCACCTTCGAGGGCGACGCCGACCCGCGGCTCCGACGTGTCGGTCCTATCGAGACGGAGCACGGGCGTGACGTGTGGATCCTCACGCTGCCCGAGCTCCGGCGCACGAACCGCATCCGCGCGTTGCTCGATCACTTCGACGATCTCGTTCGGGCCGAGAAGCTCGGCTCGCGACCTCGCCGCCGCTGA
- a CDS encoding serine/threonine protein kinase, with product MGGRGPKSPPIPGSRFDTRWEILAHLGSGETSHVVAARHDYGLEAALKVLHPHLAEDEELRRRFVAQGYLTNHVSHPALVRVLDDGEGPEGPYLVMERVYGEALDARLARHRRLPTTQALDIACSLLEALDALHSEGLFHRRLAPREILMERRGTLRLIDFDGARGVDGYTRARLSLVPASAKRDSYAPPLAGGAGERERAPTDLTKDLWAAAAILYRSLTGEAPCVVDAEGRVTRAAPALGEARPDLPATFCEVVEQALEASPDSPFDSAGASGERSSRRGRSPGCGARAERPATTADRARNRDLSRGPKAVYTRDMSRTSPDLALTGALVDLASQLAARALFSTFPDPRDTIALALEGGATYVVSVDDDAYASVTVRVFASASDFDAFDDACDARDVDGVEVESPSHLLLYLGERKNGPQGKMAPPPGPPEASRVTVGGEKVPPSPADHEVLELVARALLVVSDEESIQDPWDGDGPFFREMTLETPNGPRRATVTAPVNVPREGLLGALEAEFAAGGDAYAEAVRTLVAEAAASPEGTALGAPLMAVPYLLAMSRELLERPLSRLRPAHLREVVIGILPEHGGPASVAMRAHPENTRAFVEELRAFYTFLERAHGYERARAMIRVLDDRTVEDTEKALRESAAARSTVRLEAKAKVATATAAHRAKKAKRKAESKAKRKNR from the coding sequence ATGGGAGGTAGAGGTCCGAAGTCGCCACCCATCCCGGGATCGCGGTTCGACACACGCTGGGAGATCTTGGCCCACCTCGGCTCGGGCGAGACCTCCCACGTGGTCGCCGCACGGCACGACTACGGGCTCGAAGCGGCGCTCAAGGTGCTCCATCCCCACCTCGCCGAGGACGAAGAGCTCCGACGCAGGTTCGTCGCGCAGGGATACCTGACGAACCACGTGTCCCATCCGGCGCTGGTCCGCGTGCTCGACGACGGGGAGGGACCGGAGGGCCCTTACCTGGTCATGGAGCGCGTCTACGGAGAGGCCCTGGACGCGCGCCTCGCCCGCCATCGTCGGCTCCCCACCACCCAGGCGCTGGACATCGCGTGCAGTCTGCTCGAGGCGCTCGACGCCCTCCACTCCGAGGGGCTCTTCCACCGCAGGCTCGCGCCGCGCGAGATCCTCATGGAGCGGCGTGGCACGCTGCGGCTCATCGACTTCGACGGAGCTCGAGGCGTCGACGGATACACACGGGCGCGCCTGTCCCTCGTGCCCGCCTCGGCGAAACGGGACTCGTACGCTCCCCCCCTCGCGGGAGGAGCAGGGGAGAGAGAGCGCGCCCCGACCGACCTCACGAAGGATCTCTGGGCTGCGGCCGCCATTCTCTACCGAAGCCTGACGGGGGAGGCGCCGTGCGTGGTCGACGCGGAGGGCCGGGTCACGCGCGCCGCTCCCGCCCTCGGCGAGGCGCGCCCCGATCTGCCAGCGACGTTCTGCGAGGTGGTCGAGCAGGCGCTCGAAGCGTCGCCCGACTCCCCGTTCGACTCGGCCGGGGCCTCCGGCGAGCGCTCATCGAGGCGTGGACGCTCTCCCGGGTGCGGCGCTCGGGCTGAACGCCCGGCCACGACGGCAGACCGCGCGCGAAACCGAGACCTATCGCGTGGGCCGAAAGCCGTTTACACACGGGACATGTCTCGAACGTCGCCCGACCTCGCGCTCACAGGAGCTCTCGTCGATCTCGCGTCGCAGCTCGCGGCGCGCGCGCTCTTCTCCACCTTCCCCGATCCTCGGGATACGATCGCGCTCGCCCTCGAAGGCGGCGCGACCTACGTGGTGTCGGTCGACGACGACGCCTACGCATCCGTCACCGTGCGCGTCTTCGCGTCGGCGAGCGACTTCGACGCGTTCGACGACGCGTGCGACGCACGTGACGTGGACGGCGTGGAGGTCGAGTCCCCCTCGCACCTCCTTCTGTACCTCGGCGAGCGAAAGAACGGTCCGCAGGGGAAGATGGCGCCCCCGCCCGGGCCGCCCGAGGCCTCTCGCGTCACCGTCGGCGGAGAGAAGGTGCCCCCCTCCCCTGCCGATCACGAGGTGCTCGAGCTCGTCGCGCGCGCGCTGCTCGTGGTGTCCGACGAAGAGTCGATCCAAGACCCCTGGGACGGGGACGGCCCGTTCTTTCGAGAGATGACGCTCGAGACGCCGAACGGGCCGCGTCGCGCCACGGTCACGGCCCCCGTGAACGTGCCTCGCGAGGGGCTGCTCGGCGCTCTCGAGGCGGAGTTCGCTGCCGGCGGGGACGCCTACGCCGAAGCGGTGCGCACCCTGGTCGCCGAAGCCGCCGCCTCGCCCGAGGGCACCGCCTTGGGCGCCCCGCTCATGGCCGTCCCGTACCTCCTCGCGATGAGCCGTGAGCTGCTGGAGCGTCCTCTCTCGAGGCTCCGGCCGGCCCACCTACGCGAGGTCGTCATCGGGATCCTGCCCGAGCATGGGGGCCCCGCCTCGGTGGCGATGCGAGCCCACCCCGAGAACACCCGGGCCTTCGTCGAGGAGCTCCGTGCATTCTACACCTTTCTCGAGCGCGCTCATGGCTACGAGCGTGCCCGCGCCATGATCCGGGTGCTCGACGACAGGACCGTCGAGGACACCGAGAAGGCGCTGCGAGAGAGCGCCGCCGCGCGATCGACCGTGAGGCTCGAGGCCAAGGCGAAGGTCGCCACCGCCACCGCAGCCCACCGCGCGAAGAAGGCGAAACGAAAGGCCGAGAGCAAGGCGAAGCGAAAGAACCGCTGA
- a CDS encoding lytic murein transglycosylase gives MPRLAPREAPGRPKASSPHEGASPRAGGLACSDTAEGFETWLAAFEAQAAAGGISRRTLTLALGDLSYAPEVIAQDRGQRAFSHTFEELVQKRVPPARVTRGRAMMHTHAALLARIEATFGVAPSLLVALWGLETDFGQNVGTYPTFRALATLAYDCRRAERFRGELLAALRIVERGDMAADDMVGAWAGEIGQTQFLPTSYEAHAVDFDGDGKADLVRSSADALASTASYLRGHGYAAGRPYRPGTPNYDVLGSWNASDMYRRVIVHYAERLEDRPAKR, from the coding sequence ATGCCTCGGCTCGCTCCGCGCGAGGCCCCAGGTCGCCCGAAGGCCAGCAGCCCACACGAGGGGGCTTCGCCTCGCGCGGGTGGCCTCGCTTGCTCCGACACGGCCGAGGGATTCGAGACGTGGCTCGCGGCCTTCGAGGCCCAGGCCGCCGCCGGGGGGATCTCGCGGCGCACCCTCACGCTCGCGCTGGGAGATCTCTCGTATGCCCCCGAGGTCATCGCCCAGGACCGTGGCCAGAGGGCCTTTTCCCATACGTTCGAAGAGCTCGTGCAAAAGCGTGTTCCACCTGCGCGTGTGACACGAGGCCGGGCCATGATGCACACCCACGCCGCCCTGCTCGCGCGCATCGAGGCGACGTTCGGCGTAGCCCCGAGCCTGCTCGTCGCCCTGTGGGGCCTCGAGACCGACTTTGGCCAGAACGTCGGCACGTATCCCACGTTCCGCGCGCTCGCCACGCTCGCCTACGATTGCCGACGTGCCGAGCGATTCCGCGGAGAGCTGCTCGCGGCGCTGCGCATCGTAGAGCGCGGAGACATGGCGGCAGACGACATGGTAGGCGCGTGGGCGGGAGAGATCGGGCAAACCCAGTTTCTACCGACTTCGTACGAAGCGCACGCGGTCGATTTCGACGGCGACGGCAAGGCCGACCTCGTGCGGTCGAGCGCAGACGCCCTCGCGTCGACGGCGAGCTACTTGCGTGGGCACGGGTACGCGGCCGGGAGGCCTTATCGCCCCGGCACTCCGAACTACGACGTGCTCGGCTCGTGGAACGCGTCGGACATGTACCGTCGTGTGATCGTGCACTACGCCGAGCGCCTCGAGGACCGCCCAGCGAAGCGTTGA